In Cellulomonas sp. JZ18, the DNA window TCGACGTCGTCTGGCACTCCCCCCTCCCCCGTGCCGCGGCCAGTGCCCACGAGCTCGCCCAACACCTGCCCGGCGCCCCCGTCGCCGAGGCCGCCGAGCTGGTCGACCACGTCCCGTTCGTCCCCGCACCCGCGCAGACCCCTCGGGCCTGGACCCAGTTCTTCGACGGCTACGACGAGGCGGAGGCCGCCGCCGGCAGCACGGTCGCCGAGGCGCTGGTCGCCCGGTTCGCGACCGCGCCGGGCACCACGGCGTCGCGGGACACCCACGAGGTGCTCGTCACGCACTCCTACCCGATCGCCTGGCTCGTGCGGCACGCGATGGACGCACCCGCGCCCCGGTGGCTCGGCCTGGACAGCGCCAACGCGGCCCTCACCGTGCTCGAGTACCGCGCGGACCTCCCACCGACGCTGGTCGTGTTCAACGACCAGGGGCACCTGCCCCCGGAGCTGCGCTGGACCGGGTTCCCTGCCGGGCGCGCGCCGTGAGCAGCCCGAGCACCGGCCGCACTCAGGCCGTGCGCGTGGCCAGGAACTTCAGCACGGCGAGGACCCGGCGGTTGTCGGCGTCGGTGGGCGGCAGGTCCAGCTTGGCGAGGATGTTGCCGACGTACTTCTCGACCGCGCTGTGACTGACCGCCAGGGCGTCGGCGATCCCGCTGTTGGAGCGGCCGTCGGCCATGAGCCGCAGCACCACCAGCTCGCGCGGCGTGAGGCGGTCGATCGGGTCGTGGCCGCGGCGCACGAGCAGCTGGGCGACGACCTCGGGGTCGAGCACCGTCCCGCCGGCGGCGACCCGGCGCAGCGCGGCGAGGAAGTCGGGCACGTGCGCGACCCGGTCCTTGAGCAGGTAGCCGACACCGCTGGTCTGCGCGGACAGCAGGTCGGTGGCGTAGCGCTCCTCGACGTACTGGGACAGCACCAGGACGGCGACCTCCGGGTGCTGGTGCCGGATCACGAGGGCGGCGCGGATGCCCTCGTCCGTGTGCGTGGGGGGCATCCGGACGTCGATGAGTGCCAGGTCGGGGCGGTGCTCCTCGACGGCACGCAGGAGCCCCTCGGCGTCGGCCACGGCCTCGACCACCTCGACGTCACCACCCGTGAGCAGCGTGGTCAGGCCCGCGCGGAGCAGGACCGAGTCCTCGGCGATCACGACGCGCACG includes these proteins:
- a CDS encoding response regulator transcription factor, which gives rise to MRVVIAEDSVLLRAGLTTLLTGGDVEVVEAVADAEGLLRAVEEHRPDLALIDVRMPPTHTDEGIRAALVIRHQHPEVAVLVLSQYVEERYATDLLSAQTSGVGYLLKDRVAHVPDFLAALRRVAAGGTVLDPEVVAQLLVRRGHDPIDRLTPRELVVLRLMADGRSNSGIADALAVSHSAVEKYVGNILAKLDLPPTDADNRRVLAVLKFLATRTA
- a CDS encoding histidine phosphatase family protein, translating into MVRSATRHLYLARHGAADAFGTLTEAGRLQSRLLGARLASVPVDVVWHSPLPRAAASAHELAQHLPGAPVAEAAELVDHVPFVPAPAQTPRAWTQFFDGYDEAEAAAGSTVAEALVARFATAPGTTASRDTHEVLVTHSYPIAWLVRHAMDAPAPRWLGLDSANAALTVLEYRADLPPTLVVFNDQGHLPPELRWTGFPAGRAP